The genomic DNA GCCCCGCTAAAGCCGATGAACTCGGAGAGCGAAAGAATCAGGACAAAGAAGAGCGAAAGTGCCAAGCCCACCAGAATGTACTGGATCGGATGTATCCGTTTCTTATTGATGGTTTCCATGAAAAAGAAGACCATGAACGTGAGCGAGATGAACAGAATGGCATACTTGGCGGAGCGCATGCTCTGCTGGTAATGGTCGTTGGGCATAAAGAGTTCAAACCCGAATGCCGCATCGTAAATACCCGTACGCTGCCCTTTCCACTGTTGTGGAAAATTCCTGTTCAGGTCGAGCACCTTCCAAGTGGCGGAGAAACCTTGATCGGTCACTTCATGATCTGGGAGAAATGCCCCGTTGAAACTTGGATGCGGCCAATCCGACCTCAGATCGACCCGCGTAGCGCGGCCAATGGGAACGAAACTCAATGAGCGGCTTCCACGCAGCTCAAGACCGATCTTGAACGGAAACTCCTCTCCATCGCCAATCGGCATTCGGGCAGAAATGCCCTGCGCAAAAACCTCACTGGTGGGGATTCCCGGACCGAACTCGGCAAGCGTATCACCGAAGGTCAAATTCACCTTCTCGCCAATGCCGCGCATATCTGGAATTCCCATACTGATGATGGCCTCGTTTAGCAGGAACATGTTCTTAGGAATGTTCAACAGTTCCGGATCGGGACGCTTGAACTTGCCGGAAACCGTCATATCGGAAGTGTAAACCACCACTTCGTAAATGCTTCGCTTACGCTTATTGCTGGCCACTTCTGCATTCACGCTCAGGTCATCCGGCAAAAAATGACTCCAATATTTGGTGTAGGTCCGATTGCCTTCCTTGTCTTCGGTATAAGTGAGATAGGGAACCGAAAGCACAGGGCCGACCACCGTCTGTGCGTAACCCCATTTAGAGCTGACCTCCGAGACGGCATCTTCGCTGGTCAGTTTCCGCTCGCGGATAATATCGCGGATCATTGAGTTGGGGATCATCAGCAAAAGCACAAGGATGGCTACGCTGAAAATGCGCACGGTGACCGATCCGCTCAACCAGCGGTTGAACCGATCGAATGCGCTCATGTTCTGATTTGATTCTGAATTGGTGACGGGTGTTTCCATGATGTAAGTTTTATTTAGAGTTTGGCTGGAAACGCACCGTAGTTCCTGAATATTAGACCATTAACAGTCTTTATGATTTGGTGCCGCAATGCGTATCATTGCATCCCACATGGGAAGAATCGATTTCGACAGATTTGTGCTTGATAACGGACTCACGGTTATCGTTCATCAGGACACCACCACACCGTTGGCGTGTTTGAACATCATGTATGATGTGGGCTCGCGCGATGAGAACCCGGACAGAACGGGATTTGCGCACCTTTTCGAACATCTGATGTTCGGTGGCTCGGTCAATATTCCATCGTACGACTCTCCGTTGCAGGTGGCGGGCGGATCCAATAACGCCTTCACCTCCACCGACATCACCAATTATTACATCACGCTTCCAGTTCAGAACCTCGAAACGGCCTTTTGGCTGGAAAGTGACCGCATGCTCAATCTCGCATTCACGGAAAAAAGCTTGGAGGTGCAGCGTAACGTGGTGGTGGAAGAATTCCGACAACGGTATCTCAATCAGCCTTATGGCGATGTTTGGCTACTGATGCGGCCGTTGGCATTCAAAAAGCATCCGTATCAATGGGCCACCATCGG from Flavobacteriales bacterium includes the following:
- the creD gene encoding cell envelope integrity protein CreD, yielding METPVTNSESNQNMSAFDRFNRWLSGSVTVRIFSVAILVLLLMIPNSMIRDIIRERKLTSEDAVSEVSSKWGYAQTVVGPVLSVPYLTYTEDKEGNRTYTKYWSHFLPDDLSVNAEVASNKRKRSIYEVVVYTSDMTVSGKFKRPDPELLNIPKNMFLLNEAIISMGIPDMRGIGEKVNLTFGDTLAEFGPGIPTSEVFAQGISARMPIGDGEEFPFKIGLELRGSRSLSFVPIGRATRVDLRSDWPHPSFNGAFLPDHEVTDQGFSATWKVLDLNRNFPQQWKGQRTGIYDAAFGFELFMPNDHYQQSMRSAKYAILFISLTFMVFFFMETINKKRIHPIQYILVGLALSLFFVLILSLSEFIGFSGAYLIGAIGTTLLITIYSSNMLTSFKLTAFLGGLLTVMYGFIYIILQLEDTALLVGSIGLFLILATIMLWSRKVDWYRGING